The Paenibacillus wynnii DNA window CTACTGATGAGAAGAAAGGCGTATATGTCATGAGGATGAAGCTTACTGTACTGTCTGTAGCCGCTGTCGCACTTATCGTATTGTTTATGATCTATCAGGCAGGAGGCAACTGGGATTATGTGCTGCCGAGCCGGGGGAAAAAGCTTGTTGCGATCTTGATCACTGGAGCCGTAATTGCGGTCTCTACCATCGTTTTTCAAAGCATAACCAATAATCGTATTTTGACACCAAGTATTCTAGGTCTCGATTCTCTCTATATGCTCATTCAGACGTTCGGTGTATTCGCTCTCGGTTCTGCCAATATGACCTTCATGAACAAGAACATTAACTTTATGTTTTCTGCTACGCTGATGGTGCTCTTCTCTGGCTTGCTGTATAAGCTTATGTTTCGCCGGGAAGGACAGAATATTTACTTCTTGCTTCTCGTAGGGCTCATTATGGGCACGATGTTCCAGAGCGCTTCGTCCTTTATGGAGGTCTTGATTGATCCGAATGAATTTCTGGTTTTACAAGGAAAAATGTTCGCCAGCTTCAACAATGTAAGCAGTGATTTATTGATTCTTTCTACGGTTATCCTTGCGCTCACCACGCTTTATTTCATGCGGTTTACCAAGTATTTAGATGTAATTTCTTTGGGTAGAGATGAGGCTATTAATTTGGGACTGGATTACGAGTATATTGTCAAAAGATTGCTCATGGTGATCGCTATCTTCGTATCGATTTCAACAGCGCTAGTAGGTCCCATCACATTCCTAGGTCTGTTGGTAGCTAATGTGGCTCACCAGTTATTCCGCACTTATAAGCATCAATATCTGATACCCGGAGCTATTCTGCTAAGTATCGTAGCTCTTGTCGGCGGGCAGTTTTTGGTGGAGAGAGTGTTTGGCTTCACAACTACAGTCAGTGTCATTATTAATTTTGCAGGCGGCGTCTATTTCGTCCATTTGCTGCTAAAGGAGAACAAGTCGTGGTAGAAGTCCGAAATGTATCCAAGCGTTATGGCGGAACAACCGTTGTTGATAATGTGTCCTTGACCATTGCTAAAGGTAAAATAACTTCCTTCATAGGCCCGAACGGAGCGGGTAAAAGTACATTGCTCTCCATGATCAGCCGTCTCATTACTAAAGATGAGGGTCAGGTGCTCATCGAAGGCAAGGAAATAGGGACCTGTAACAGCAAAGATCTTGCCCGTAAAATATCGGTGCTGAAGCAGTCCAATCATATCAATGTAAGACTTACGGTACAGGAGCTGGTATCCTTCGGCAGGTTCCCTTATTCACAGGGAAGACTGACGCCTGAAGACCGGGTTCAGATTAGTGAAGCTATTTCCTTCATGGAGCTTACAGAGATGCAGGATAAATACATTGACCAACTTAGCGGCGGTCAGCGGCAGCGGGCTTACATCGCAATGGTGATGGCTCAGGATACCGACTATATTCTGCTGGATGAACCGCTTAATAATCTGGATATGAAGCACTCCGTGCAGATTATGAAAGTACTCCGACGGCTGGTGGATGAAAGAGGCAAGACGGTTGTGCTGGTCATCCACGATATCAACTTCGCCTCCTGTTATTCCGATTACATTGTTGCGCTCAAGAATGGGCGGATTATAAGAGAAGGAACTGTAGATGAGATTATCGATTCGGCTGTTCTTGGAGATGTGTATGATATGGACATTCCCATTGAAAACTTTGGCGGGAAAAAGATAGGCGTTTATTTTGGAACTTAGTAAATTCGCAGCCTCCTTTGGTAAATTATTATGACGCGGTTGCAGGAAGTGTAAAGGCGCCAGCTTCCCGCGATCAGCAATTATAATTTAAATAGCTTTACTATTAAATTTAGGGGTGAATATATTGAAGAAGAATATACTTATTACGGTTATGGCTCTATTCATGGTAGTTGCTCTAGCAGCCTGTGGAAATAATAAGGCTGCAACGTCAGGCAACAATACATCAGCTAACAACGCTTCAGAGACAGTGCAGCCGTCTGCTGAACCCACTGTTGCACCGACTACTGAACCGACTGAGCTTACGTTCAAGCATGCTTTGGGAGAGACTATTGTTCAGAAAAATCCGCAGAAGGTTGTTGTATTCGATTTTGGCTCCCTTGACACACTGGATAAGCTGGGTGTAGAAATTGCTGCCTTACCTAAAGGAAGTATTCCTTCTTATCTATCCAAATACAGCGATGCTAAATACGAGGATATTGGAGATTTGTTCGAACCCGATTTCGAAAAAATAAACAGTCTTTCACCTGATCTAATTATTATTTCTGCCAGACAGCAGGAGATTTACGAAGAGCTTAGTAAGATTGCTCCAACCTTATATGTGGCTGTGGATAATGCCAACTACATGCAGTCCTTTTCAGGAAATGTGAAGACGCTTGGTGAAATTTTCGGGAAAGAAACCGAAGTCGATGCAGAACTGGCTACGATTAACGCAGATATCCAAAAGCTGCATGATACAGCTTCAGCGACCGGTAAGAAAGCCCTTATTGTTCTGGCTAATGAAGGCAAGATCAGTGCCTATGGTACAGGCTCCCGCTTTGGTGTCATTCATGATGTGTTTGGATTTACACCTGCGGATGCCAAAATTGAAGTGTCGAATCATGGACAAAGCGTGTCCTATGAATACGTGTTGGAGAAGAACCCAGATTATTTGTTCGTTATTGACAGAGGTGCTGTGGTGAAAAGTGAGAACGGTCAGGCATCACCGGCAAAAGAGGCGGTCGAGAACGATCTGGTGAAGAAAACCAATGCTTTTAAAGAAGGCAAAATCGTCTATCTGGACCCTAACTATTGGTATCTATCCGGCGGCGGCCTTGTTTCCGTTAGCGAAATGATTAAGGAAGCTCAAAGTATTGTAGCGGAATAATCATAGAATATAGAATGAATTCAATTTACGAACCCTTAGGCAGATGGTTGCCTGAGGGTATTTTTGTAGAGGAGGGAAGGAACGCCTTCAATATTGAACAGAGCATAAGTTCTTCGGCACTGGAGACGTTGAGGCTCTAAATGGTATAATTTCTTTATTAGGCAGATAGTATCGCACTAGGAGGCGGAAATGTTGAGAGATGATCTTTTGGATCAACTGGGTTCGTGGCATGAAGAAGATGAATATCAAGAAATAATAGATGCGATTATGGAGATTCCTCCGGGAGACAGGGATTATGTGCTGACTAGTCATTTGGGTCGAGCGTTGAATAACCTCGGACGTTATGAAGATGGGCTTGAACAGTTTTTGACCATTGCAGAAGAGGGCAAGGAAGATCCGCTCTGGCATTACCGCATCGGGGTTTCCTATTACTATCTGGAGCAATATGATCAAGCCCTAAAAGAATTTAAAATGGCTGATAAACTGGAACCCGATGACGAGGATACCTTGGAGTTCATAGATTGGTGCCGGCGTGAAAAAGCTAAGAAACCTGCAAAAGTAGTAAAAGCAGCAATAGCAGCGTTCGATTCTTCAAACTTTTGGAATGACAGTGAGGATGCGTTAGAACAATACGTTTCTGAACCGCCCACACCTGAGTTAATTGCATCCGTTGAGGAAGAGCTGGTGTTTAAACTGCCCGCTTTTTATATTGATATGATGAAGTTACATAATGGGGGTATTCCTAACAATACGCATTACCCTATAGAGGGAGATGCTTCCGGGGCAAAAAGCCATATTTCGGTTTCAGGTATCCTAGGCATTGGGCGAGAAAAGAGTCTTTCGTTATGCGGAGATCTTGGCAGCCGGTATAGGATTGAAAATGGGGGTTATCCCGAATTTGGTGTGGTTATTTGTGATTGTTCTTCAGAGCATGAGGTAGTGATGCTGGATTATCGTTCATGCGGCAATGATGGTGAGCCAGAGGTTGTTCATGTGGACCGGGAGAATAATTATAAGATTACCTACTTGGCCAAAAACTTTGAGACCTTTATTCGCGGATTAGTGAATGAGGAGACTTACGTTACCAAGCAATAGAAGAATGGATGAAAGTCTAAAAGGACACCTGACATGGTGTCCTTTTTTTCTTTACCGATTCGTTTTGTTCGCAGTATGTTTCTTACCCCACTCTCCCATACTCTCCAGTATGGGTATAAAACTTTCACCTGCATCTGTCAGGGAATACTCCACTTTTGGAGGAACTTCTGCATATACCTTCCTAAGTATCATTTGATCTGCTTCTAATTCCCTCAGTTGATGGGTCAGTATCCCTTTTGAAATTCCAGGCACCAATCTTTGAAGCTCCCCAAATCTTCGGGTCTGCCTCAAATGCCATAGAATAATTATTTTCCACTTTCCTGCAATTACATTTTGGGTATCAGTGACGGGGCAAACCTCTATTTGTTCCACTGGAATTTCGCCCTCAAATGAAGTCCGAGCCATAATAAACCCCCTCTCTTCCTAATGGTACTGTTTTTGTGACTATGTTATAAAACAGTGACTACTTACAAATATACAACTACTATAATAATATAAGAGTATCGTTAAATATCAAGCCTTATAAGGTGAACAAAAGAAAATAACAATGAGCGAAAAGGAACGAGGGAAGTTTGGAACTGTAGGAGCGATAGCGACCGCCCGAAAGCTTTCCGTAGGAAAGCTCGCTTCGAAAGCATTAGCTGTATCCGGATTTCAACCGCTAAAAGCGGGTTAAATCAAAAAAATCTGGATACAACAGCGGCCGGAAGTCCAAATCTTCACGGTAGTGACGCCTGAGCCAGCCATAAGTTAATATCTTAATTCATCGTATATAACAATTTATTTATAGGAGGATATACAATATGTCTAAAATCGTGGTTACTGCAGCAACAGGAGAATTGGGTCAATTGGTGGTTAAACATTTGCTTGAGAAAGTCCCTGCCAGCCAAATCGCTGTTAGTATTCGAAATGTTGAAAAAGCATCCGCTTTAGCTGAATTAGGGGTAGAAATTCGTTATAGTGATTTCGATGATCCGGCATCGATGGAAAAGGCTTTTGCAGGAGCTTCAAAACTCTTGTTGATTTCAACGCCGCAAGATGAGTCCATCAGCCGCATTCGTAAACACGTGTCTGCCATTGAGGCCGCTAGAAAAGCTGGGGTTAAACATATTATCTACACCAGTTTTGCATTTGCGGATGTGGATGCTTTTGCTCCTTTGGCTAATGTACATTTAGCAACGGAATATAGCCTCCAGGCTAGTGAAATACCAACGACTATTCTACGCAACACATGGTATCAAGAATTGCATGTGAATCCTAGCCTTCAAACCTACATTGAGGGTGGAGTAATCATTAATTCTGCAGGAGAAGGCAAAATTAACACCGCAACACGCGATGACTTAGCTCTAGCTACTGCAGTTGTACTTACTGAAGAAGGACATGAAAATCAGGTGTATGAGCTGGCTTCTTCACAATCTTGGAGTTATCCAGACTTAGCAGAGATATTATCGAAGGTATCCGGTAAAAATGTTTCTTACCAAGCCGTTTCAGATGCTGAATCTTTAGAAGGTATGATTAAGGCGGGATTGCCTGAGGGGCTTGCACAGTTCTTAGTGGCCATCGATAGTAAAATGGCTGCCGGAACGGAAGGACACACCTCCACAGACCTCGAAAAACTAATTGGCAAAAAACCTACTTCCATTCAGGAAAGTATTACTCAATGGTTTGTTTCATAAATAATAAATAGGGGGTTCCAAACCATGAAAATGGCTCTGGGATCCCCTTTTTTCGTTAAAGATGACACTATAAACCCTTTAAGCCTCGATGTTATTCGAAATTTAGCTCGATTATATATTTAAGTAGCTTAATGTTTTATAATAAGTCTAAAACATGGTATATATTCTTTATTTGTAACCGGCCGAAAGGAAAGTGTCTCTTGTTTGAAACGTTACTTTTGAATTTCTTGTTTATGTTGTTTCCAGTATTAATCGTTCTCATTTTCTTTGAAAATAGGCCACTCTCCTATAATGGGAAGATTCTTGTTTTACTATCCGCAGTGACGATGATCCTTTGTATTGCCAAACCTATAAAACTTGAAATGGGATTTATTTTTGATTTAAGATACATCCCATTTATTATCGTGGCTCTTTATGGGGGTTACAAGAATGTACTCCCGTTATATTTGATATTAAATATTTACCGGTTTTATTTAGGTGGGGGCGGAGCGGTTCAATCCTTTCTATTTTCGACGGCTGTAGTGATCTTGGTACCCTTACTCAGTAAAAGGTTTATAAAATTAAATCCCAGAAATCGAATCATATGCGCAACTGCTGTTTCTTTTCTAACCATGGGATCTTATCTGATTATACTGAGTATTATTATGGGGACTTTAGACAGGAAATTCTGGATACTCACCTTCAATGTATTAACGACTTGTGTTGGGGTGATGAGCATCATTATGATTTTTATAGAGCAGATCATTGCCAATATCAAAAATCGCGACCGGATTCTACATTCGGAAAGATTAAATGTTGTCAGTGAGTTAGCAGCTAGTGTCTCACACGAAATAAGAAATCCACTCACGGTAACCAGCGGGTTTCTACAGCTATTAAATAAATCCAAAACGTTAACACCTGAGGAAAAAGGATATGTGGAATTATCTTTACTAGAACTTAACCGCGCGGAGAAAATAGTGAGCGATTATCTCTCCTTTGCCAAGCCGCAGTCTGAGAATATGGTTTATTCCAACATGAGAGAGGAATCAGAGTACACCAAAAATATCATTATGCCTTATGCCTCCATTCATAATGTCGAGGTGCAATTTGGTTTCGATAACACGTTGAATAAAGACTATGACAGGAACCAAATCCAGCAATGTCTAATTAATTTGTATAAGAACGGTATTGAGGCGATGAGAGAAAAGGGCGGCGGTACTCTTTTTATCGATATAACGGAGAGTAAGCAAAATATTATTATCAGCATCCAAGACACTGGCATTGGAATGACAAGGGAAGAAATATCACGTCTAGGTAAGCCCTATTATTCTACAAAAGAAGAAGGAACGGGCCTTGGTATGCTCATGGCCTACAGTGCAATCAATAAAGTCAAAGGGAATATCGAAGTCGATAGTGAAAAAGGGAAGGGTACAACATTCCTCATCACAATCCCTACTTAATCATCCTATTATGTTCAGACGAAAGGGCACCCGGAGGGGTGCCCTTATTTGCGTCCTATAGATACTAGCCTGAACCTATAGAGGTTGAATTTGCGGTAAGTTTTCAGTTTCCACCCGAGACCGTTAGTTTCCCCAGCAAAAAACGTCCATCCGGTTGACGGCCATTGATGGCGAAATCGACGCCCGGCTTTCCAGTGCTTGGATCGAGAATGGCGGCTTGTAAGGTGTACTGGCCGGGTGTCAGTCGTTTGGGTAGCTTCAGAAAGACGGTGGCGGGGGTAGTTCCGGGCAGCCACTTACGGATGTCTGTCGAGCTGCTTACAGAAGCCAGAGTATTCCCCTGTGTATCAGCCAATGATATTTCAAGAGGCCATTTGAAATAGAAGGGCGCCGTGCCGCGGTTGGCAATAAGCAGTCTAACATGCACTGTCCCTCCGGGTATGATCTCCTTTTCGTATACCGCCTTCTGTATGACAAAGCGGTAGCCGATTGTCCGCAGAAAACGATCTATATTGGCTTGAAGCATCCCTCCTTGCTCTTCATTCCATGGAGCAGAGGGGCCTAGCCAGGAAACATGGGTAAGTTTAGCCTGCAAAATCGATTCATCAATGGTTGAATCCTGGAGATAGGCTTTTGGATCCGAAAATTCCCCTCCGCTGGGTGAGGTCGTCCAGAAATTGCGCATTGCCGGCTCCTCGTCCTGCGTCAGCCACGAAGTATATCCCTTGGTGAACCAGCTTAAAAAACCGTCAATCGTGGCATTATGTTTGCCGAAGGCATCGTTATATAATCCCATTCCGTAACGCGAAGCAGCTAGGGTTGGGCGGCGCATTAGCATCTGTTTTCCGGTAAAGGAACGTACATAATGCTCGACGTACTGATCAGTGATACTTCGAGATGGAAAAGGGATATAACCGGGTTCAGAATCCATCGTATGCCATTCTCCCCAATGGCCGATACTTCCGAGCTGGATGAATGCAACAAAGGGATCGCTGTTGTAATGCTCGGCCAGCGCGGCAATCAACTTCTTATGGGATGCAATCAGCACTGTATTGGAATAGTCGGGGCTGAAACCCTTGCCATAAGTCAGATCGTACCAGGTGCCCGTTTTGTTGATTTTCTCGTACAGCCAGTCCGGAATATCCATATGGCTTTCTTCCCCAGGGTAATCCAGCACAACTCGAAGCACGATACGGGCGCCTTGGTCTTTCCAATGATCGAAATGGAATTTTTCTTCCAAACCGGCGAAATCGTAGCTGCCCTCCTCAGGTTCCAAATCTCTCCAAATTAAATTGGCATGAACGAGAGAAATCTTTTGCTTGACCCTTTGGGGGTCACGAGCATCAGCTACAAAACCGATATATGGATTATTAAGCACCGCTTGCGTTTCGGTGGGGTAGTTTACGGCCATGGCAGGTGCAGCTTTTCCTACGGAACCCGATCCCCCGCAGAAAAGAAGAAGGGCACATATCTGTATTAATTTGGCGGTCAACCCCTGTGGTTTTTTTAGCATAGCAGTCTACCTTTCTCTTGCTTTTTTGACTTTTTCCGCTACTTTTCATCTGGTTCAAAAGTCCTTAGTCCTGTATAATGATAGACCGTAGGGCTCCTAAGACTATTAAAACACACCCAGACCTATGTGCTAATGAGTTACATCAAAGACAGAACGGAGGGCAGCTATGAAAGTATTGATTACCGGTGGTTATGGATTTATAGGCTCTACTGTGGCAGAACGATTCCACAAAGAGGGCTATGACGTGTATATTATCGACAATATGTCTTCAGGAAGCAAGAAAAATATCAATTTTAAACATAAAGGTTATGTTCTTTCCGTGGAGGACACAAAATGTGAAGAAGTGTTCCGTAGTAATCGCTTTGATGCCGTTATTCACTTGGCTGCTCAAGTTAGTGTGTCTGTCTCATTAAAAAATCCTTACCAGGATGCCCAATCTAATGTACTTGGATTGAGCAATATGCTGTCACTATCAAGCCGGTATGGTGCCCGCAAATTTATTTTTGCTTCTTCGGCTGCTGTTTATGGCTTAACTGAAGAGGTACCAATTCTTGAAACTTCACCTTTCGGACCTATTTCACCCTATGGAATGAATAAAATGGTGGGAGAAACGTACTGCTCTAATTGGAAGGAAATGTACGGGTTAGACACTTTGTGTTTCCGCTTTTCCAACGTATATGGGCCTAGGCAGGGTAATAGCGGCGAGGGTGGCGTAGTCTCCATATTTATGAAGCAAATATTGGAGAACCAAGAAATTACGGTGCATGGTGACGGCAATCAGACTCGTGACTTCATCTATGTAGAAGATATTGCTGATGCCCTATTCCGAGCTTCTTATTCCTCCCTTGATGGAGTCTACAATTTGTCCACCTGCCAAGAAAATTCTATCAATGATTTAATTCGAGAGCTCCAGCAGTTACAAGGTGATGCTGCTCTCATCAAATATGTTCCGTCCCGCGAAGGCGATATCTATCGTTCTACTTTGGATAACGGCCGGATTATGCATGCTCTGGATTGGGCTCCTAAATATACGCTGCAGTCCGGTCTTCGCAAAATGTATACCTGGGCCAGCGAGGTTAAGGAAACTAAGCCTGTTGTCAAACCTATAGAAGAAAAACCATCAATGATTCGCCAAAAGTTGAAGACCGCGCTTCCCTATGCTGAGAATCTACTTGCTTTTTCTGCTGTGTATGGACTGAATGAGATATTAGAGCGTTCGGACTATGCCGGGATGGATTTCAAGCTTGTCTATATCACGATCATCGGCATCCTCTACGGAAGTCGCCAATCCATGCTGGCTGTACTGCTGTCCATCCTTCTCTTCATTCGGCAGCAAACCGAAAACGGCCGGGATATCGTGTC harbors:
- a CDS encoding iron chelate uptake ABC transporter family permease subunit, which produces MRMKLTVLSVAAVALIVLFMIYQAGGNWDYVLPSRGKKLVAILITGAVIAVSTIVFQSITNNRILTPSILGLDSLYMLIQTFGVFALGSANMTFMNKNINFMFSATLMVLFSGLLYKLMFRREGQNIYFLLLVGLIMGTMFQSASSFMEVLIDPNEFLVLQGKMFASFNNVSSDLLILSTVILALTTLYFMRFTKYLDVISLGRDEAINLGLDYEYIVKRLLMVIAIFVSISTALVGPITFLGLLVANVAHQLFRTYKHQYLIPGAILLSIVALVGGQFLVERVFGFTTTVSVIINFAGGVYFVHLLLKENKSW
- a CDS encoding ABC transporter ATP-binding protein — encoded protein: MVEVRNVSKRYGGTTVVDNVSLTIAKGKITSFIGPNGAGKSTLLSMISRLITKDEGQVLIEGKEIGTCNSKDLARKISVLKQSNHINVRLTVQELVSFGRFPYSQGRLTPEDRVQISEAISFMELTEMQDKYIDQLSGGQRQRAYIAMVMAQDTDYILLDEPLNNLDMKHSVQIMKVLRRLVDERGKTVVLVIHDINFASCYSDYIVALKNGRIIREGTVDEIIDSAVLGDVYDMDIPIENFGGKKIGVYFGT
- a CDS encoding siderophore ABC transporter substrate-binding protein, with the protein product MKKNILITVMALFMVVALAACGNNKAATSGNNTSANNASETVQPSAEPTVAPTTEPTELTFKHALGETIVQKNPQKVVVFDFGSLDTLDKLGVEIAALPKGSIPSYLSKYSDAKYEDIGDLFEPDFEKINSLSPDLIIISARQQEIYEELSKIAPTLYVAVDNANYMQSFSGNVKTLGEIFGKETEVDAELATINADIQKLHDTASATGKKALIVLANEGKISAYGTGSRFGVIHDVFGFTPADAKIEVSNHGQSVSYEYVLEKNPDYLFVIDRGAVVKSENGQASPAKEAVENDLVKKTNAFKEGKIVYLDPNYWYLSGGGLVSVSEMIKEAQSIVAE
- a CDS encoding SMI1/KNR4 family protein; its protein translation is MRDDLLDQLGSWHEEDEYQEIIDAIMEIPPGDRDYVLTSHLGRALNNLGRYEDGLEQFLTIAEEGKEDPLWHYRIGVSYYYLEQYDQALKEFKMADKLEPDDEDTLEFIDWCRREKAKKPAKVVKAAIAAFDSSNFWNDSEDALEQYVSEPPTPELIASVEEELVFKLPAFYIDMMKLHNGGIPNNTHYPIEGDASGAKSHISVSGILGIGREKSLSLCGDLGSRYRIENGGYPEFGVVICDCSSEHEVVMLDYRSCGNDGEPEVVHVDRENNYKITYLAKNFETFIRGLVNEETYVTKQ
- a CDS encoding winged helix-turn-helix transcriptional regulator, with the protein product MARTSFEGEIPVEQIEVCPVTDTQNVIAGKWKIIILWHLRQTRRFGELQRLVPGISKGILTHQLRELEADQMILRKVYAEVPPKVEYSLTDAGESFIPILESMGEWGKKHTANKTNR
- a CDS encoding SDR family oxidoreductase, translating into MSKIVVTAATGELGQLVVKHLLEKVPASQIAVSIRNVEKASALAELGVEIRYSDFDDPASMEKAFAGASKLLLISTPQDESISRIRKHVSAIEAARKAGVKHIIYTSFAFADVDAFAPLANVHLATEYSLQASEIPTTILRNTWYQELHVNPSLQTYIEGGVIINSAGEGKINTATRDDLALATAVVLTEEGHENQVYELASSQSWSYPDLAEILSKVSGKNVSYQAVSDAESLEGMIKAGLPEGLAQFLVAIDSKMAAGTEGHTSTDLEKLIGKKPTSIQESITQWFVS
- a CDS encoding ATP-binding protein, whose translation is MLFPVLIVLIFFENRPLSYNGKILVLLSAVTMILCIAKPIKLEMGFIFDLRYIPFIIVALYGGYKNVLPLYLILNIYRFYLGGGGAVQSFLFSTAVVILVPLLSKRFIKLNPRNRIICATAVSFLTMGSYLIILSIIMGTLDRKFWILTFNVLTTCVGVMSIIMIFIEQIIANIKNRDRILHSERLNVVSELAASVSHEIRNPLTVTSGFLQLLNKSKTLTPEEKGYVELSLLELNRAEKIVSDYLSFAKPQSENMVYSNMREESEYTKNIIMPYASIHNVEVQFGFDNTLNKDYDRNQIQQCLINLYKNGIEAMREKGGGTLFIDITESKQNIIISIQDTGIGMTREEISRLGKPYYSTKEEGTGLGMLMAYSAINKVKGNIEVDSEKGKGTTFLITIPT
- a CDS encoding DUF4832 domain-containing protein gives rise to the protein MLKKPQGLTAKLIQICALLLFCGGSGSVGKAAPAMAVNYPTETQAVLNNPYIGFVADARDPQRVKQKISLVHANLIWRDLEPEEGSYDFAGLEEKFHFDHWKDQGARIVLRVVLDYPGEESHMDIPDWLYEKINKTGTWYDLTYGKGFSPDYSNTVLIASHKKLIAALAEHYNSDPFVAFIQLGSIGHWGEWHTMDSEPGYIPFPSRSITDQYVEHYVRSFTGKQMLMRRPTLAASRYGMGLYNDAFGKHNATIDGFLSWFTKGYTSWLTQDEEPAMRNFWTTSPSGGEFSDPKAYLQDSTIDESILQAKLTHVSWLGPSAPWNEEQGGMLQANIDRFLRTIGYRFVIQKAVYEKEIIPGGTVHVRLLIANRGTAPFYFKWPLEISLADTQGNTLASVSSSTDIRKWLPGTTPATVFLKLPKRLTPGQYTLQAAILDPSTGKPGVDFAINGRQPDGRFLLGKLTVSGGN
- a CDS encoding NAD-dependent epimerase/dehydratase family protein, with protein sequence MKVLITGGYGFIGSTVAERFHKEGYDVYIIDNMSSGSKKNINFKHKGYVLSVEDTKCEEVFRSNRFDAVIHLAAQVSVSVSLKNPYQDAQSNVLGLSNMLSLSSRYGARKFIFASSAAVYGLTEEVPILETSPFGPISPYGMNKMVGETYCSNWKEMYGLDTLCFRFSNVYGPRQGNSGEGGVVSIFMKQILENQEITVHGDGNQTRDFIYVEDIADALFRASYSSLDGVYNLSTCQENSINDLIRELQQLQGDAALIKYVPSREGDIYRSTLDNGRIMHALDWAPKYTLQSGLRKMYTWASEVKETKPVVKPIEEKPSMIRQKLKTALPYAENLLAFSAVYGLNEILERSDYAGMDFKLVYITIIGILYGSRQSMLAVLLSILLFIRQQTENGRDIVSLLYDSTLFFQLALYLFVGLVVGYSIERRTNRLNNAEQQLQQASDKYAFLYEVYEETRSVKDELHQQIITTEDSFGKIHTVTRELESLEPERIFLAAIGVLEKIMQTDQVTIYTVNKTKSYLRLAGCSAVDTLEFPRSLKADQHEYLMSLLYDKQLYVNKELNLEFPLLSAPVVSRGEVVAIVSLHAVEFYRFTLYYQNLFKTVVELISSSLSRAHTYIDAAASQRYVDPEEGRVLQTEAFMEILASKQAASEQFGVNYVLLPTGLKNVTSEIIERIHGSLRETDYLGMSADGELLMLLSNSTQSDVEHIVRRLRGQSVFLHLEEEPKYA